The nucleotide window GACTTTCACCCGCTGGACAAGCGCAGCGAGAAACGGTCCCCGCCTCCAACGGCAAGGCCAGCTGGACCGCTTCGTCACGGCGCACCACGCGACCAGCATAGCGCGCGCCGCGGCCGCGTGCGCCACCTCACGTAAAAATATGTTGTCAAATGTATCGATCTAGTTACAGTTGTAGTTATGCTGCAACCGCCTGCCCGCTGGGTCGCCGTCAGTGCCCTCGCCAGCGCCGCGGCGGCGCTCGCGCTGCCGGGCGCTACGGGCGAAGTGGCTGGAATTGCAAGCGTCGTTACCCTGGGTGGCCTCGCGCTGTTGGCCGGCCACGCATGGGGCCTGCTGGTCGTCGTCGCGGCCCAGGTGCTCCTGCTGGCTCACGTATGGCCGCTCGTGGCGCTCACTCCGCCGGCAGCGCCGGTCGCGCAAGCGACGGCGGCCGCCGCGACCGTTGCCTCGCTGCCGGCCGTCGCGCGCCTCGGCGTCGCCCTGCCGGGCCTCGCCGACGTGCTGCTCGACGAGCCGTCGGCGCGCGCGCGCGCGGTGTGCGTCGCCATGGGCGCCGTCGGGGCGGCGGCGGCGTTGCTCGCGCCCGTGCTGTAGGGGGGGCGCCGGGACCCTGCCGGCGCGCGAGGGCGGCGGCGAAATCGCACCGATGCGGCCGGCGGCGGGCGGCGCTCCGGCGCCGCTGGGGCTTCCGCGCCGCGCGGTTGTGCCGCGGCGCCCGCGGCAGCACAATGGCGGTATGGGCGCGGCGCGGCCGATGGTGTGCGCGGCGATCGCCGCGGCGGTCGCGGTCGCGCTGTGGGCGGCCGACGCGGCCGCCGCCCTGCCCTGGCCACCGCCGGCGGGCCGCACCGTCGCGGCGCTGTTCGCGCTGGCGGCGGTCACGCAGGTGACGGGGGCGATCGGCCTGGCGTGGCAGCGGCGCCTGCGCTTCGCGGTAGCCGGGGTCGCGATCGCCGCCGCGTCGTGGTTTGCCGGCGCCGCGGCGCACCTGCGGCGCGACGACCTGCTCGCGCTGGCGGCGCTGCACGCGGTCGCCGGCGCGCTCGCGGCCGGCGGCGTCACGGCGGACGAGGCCGATCGCCGCGCCGCCGTCCGCGTCGCGGCGTCCTCGATGGTGGCCCTGTCGCTGTTGGCGCTGGCGGCGCGCGGCCGCGCGCCCCTCGCGATCGCGGTCGCGATCGCGGCAGTCGCCGCGGTCATCCTGCTCGCGCGCGGACGCGACGCCGGCGCGATCGTGGCGAGCGCGGCGGCCGCGGCCGCCCTGTGGTACTGCGCGACCGCCGTCGGCCGCTGGGCGGTCGCGGGAGTGGGCGGCCCCGCGGTGCCCGTCGTCGCGGGCACGGCCGCGGTCGGCGCGACGGCGGTGCTCGCGTCGGTCGCCCGATCGCTGCCGGCGATCTGGCGCGGACTCGCTCCCGGCGCGAGCGACCGAGCCCGCCGCGTCCTGGTCGCCGCCACCGTGCCGGCCTGTCTCGCGGCCGGCGCCGCGGCGGTGCTGCCGTTCGCGTGACCGCGCCCGCGTATTGTACTCTGGTAGACCGCGTGCCGGCGCTCACGTTCCTCATCGTCGACGACAACGAACTGCAGCGCCGCGTCGTCGACTCGTGCCTCGAGCCGGCGGGCCATCAGACGATGTTTGCGACCGACGCGGACGAGGCGCGCGCCCTGCTCGACACCCACCGCGCCAACGTGGTCCTGCTGAGCGCGTCGCTGCCGGTCGACGAGGCCCGCGCGGCGCTGGCGGCCGCGCTCACCCCGCAGCGGCACGGCCGCGGCCACCTGCCGCAGAAGCCCGCCGTGGTGGTCGGCGCCGCACCGGGCGAGCGCGCCGTGGCCGACCAGCTCGTCGCACGCGGCGCGGCGGGCGTCGTCGCGCGACCGTACGACCGCGCCACCTTGCGCGCGCAGCTCGAACTGTACGCGGTGGGGTCGGCGCCGGCGACCATCCTCGTGATCGACGACTCCCGCACGACGCGGCGGTCGAGCGCATCGATTCTGCGGCGCGCCGGGCACACCCCGCTCGAGGCGGCCGACGGCGAACAGGGCCTGGCGCTGCTCGACGCGCACCCGGAGGTCGACCTCGTCCTCAGCGACGTGGTGATGCCCAAGCTCGACGGCTACGGCGTGTGCCGCGCGATCCGCGCGCGGCCCGGCGGCGACCAGATCCCGGTGTTGCTGCTCACCGCGCTCGACGACATCGGTTCGCAGAGCCGCGCGATCGAAGTCGGCGCCGACGACGTGCTCACCAAACCGATCAGCGCGATGGAGTTGCAGATGCGCGTGCGGTCGCTGTTGCGGCTCAAGTCGCTGCAGCGCAAGCTCGCGCGCCGCAACGTCGAACTCGAGGAGGCGCTCGAACTCGGCGAACACCTCACGCACATGCTGGTGCACGACTTCCGCAACCCGCTCACCCGCGTGCTCGTGTCGGCGGAGATGATCGTCGAGCAGTGCGACGCGGCCGGTCTGCGCGAAACCGCGGACCTCGGTCACGACGTCCTCGCGGCAGCGCTGCGGCTGCGCGGACTCGCCGACGACCTGCTACAAGTCGCGCGCATCGAAGACGGCGTCGCCGCGCCGAAACGCACGCGGTTCGCCGCCGCCGACGTCGTCCACGCCATCGCGCGCGACCTGGCGCGCGTGGCACAGGTCGGCGACGTCCGCATCGATACGGACGTCGCCCCCGAGTTGTACGTTCACGCGGACCGCGAGTGGATCTATCGCGTCCTGCAGAACCTCGTCGACAATGCGCTCAAATATTCGCCGCGCGGCGGCCGCGTGCAGATCCGCGCGACCCGGCAAGCGTCGGCCGTGCACGTCGCGGTGATCGACGACGGCCCGGGTATCCCGCGCGAGTACCGGGAGCGGATCTTCGACAAGTTCGCGCAGGTGCCCGCCAAGTCGCGGCGCGGCACCGGGCTCGGCCTCGCGTTCTGCCGGCTCGCAGTGGAGGCGCACGGCGGCGCGATCGGCGTCGACGCGCGCACCGACGGCGCCGACGGCTCGGCGTTCTGGTTCACGTTGCCGGCCGCATGAACGCGAAGAACCGCTCGGGCAGCTCGTCGAACTCCAGCGGACCGCCGCACTGACTGCAGTCGAACGCCGGCGGCTCCGGCACGCCGCCCGCCCCGATCGCGAGCGCGCGGGTTTGCAGCAACTGCTCCGACTCGCGGTCGCACATCTCGCAGTAGTAGGGTGCCATGAACGACACGACTTCGCCGCGCCCGCGCGCGCGCGACACCAGGCCAAGTTGCGTGACGAATGCGACCGAACAGCGCACGAAGCGATAGGTGGCTTCCGGATCGATCTGCTCGAGAAAGTCGACCCACCGGCGGATGCCGGTCGAGTTGAGGTAGCGCACACCGCCCATGTCGAACGTGATGTCCAGCGTGCGGAGCTGCGCGAGCAGACTGTCGAAGTCGGTCGTCTCGACGATGTCGCCTCGCAGCATCACCAGCAGGCCGTCGCGGCGCTCGACCACTTCCCACAGCGCGAGGTCGGCCAGCGCCCGCTCGTCGTCGGGTCGCAGGCCGGACAGTTTGACCCGCAACGTCTTGGTCAGCGCGCCGGCGCTGTCCGCGCACGCGACCACCGTGCCCTTGACCAGGACCGCCTGCCCCGAGCCGGTGCGGCCGAGTCGGAGCTTGACCTCGGTGCCGACCTCGACGGCCTGCTCGATGGCGAGTTCGACCGCGTCGAGCGCGATGTGCGTCGCCTCGCCGCGCAGCACCGGCGTGCGCGACCCCGCCGGCATGAGCACCTGCGCCCGCACGCGCGACCGCTGCCGCTTCGGCAGGTCGAGCAGCCGCGCCGCATGCGAGTACAGGTCCTCGGCGGGCGTAGGGATGGTGAGGATGTCGTCGCAGCCGCTGTCGGCCAGCCGGTCGACGTCGCCGCGCGCGACGGACCCGGTGACGACCAGGATGATGCGCGTGCTCGCCAAATCCGGGTCGGCCTTCACGCGGCGGCACACCTCCGCGCCGCTCACCTCCGGCAGGTCCACGTCGAGGACCGCCAGGTCCGGCCGCAGCGCGCGAATGCGCTCGAGCGCCTCGACCCCGGTGGTGACGATCTCCTGGCGCAGGTCCAGCTGCTGAAAGCTGGGCGACTTCAGTTCGCGGAAGATCGCGGTGTTGTTGGAGGTGACGACCGTGAGCACGTCGCTGTAAGCGACAGTACCATCATTTCACGACCGCGCGGAATCCGGTCTCCCACGCATCGGCGAGCGCGTCGACGGCAACGCGGCACAGGCCGAGGTCGAGCACATCGCCGCCGGTCGTGCCGAGCACGCGCAGCGGCGCGCCCCGCTCCCGCGCGATCGCCTCGACCTGGTCGCGCACCGACGGGGCGAACGACACGACGAACCGCGCCGGCCCCTCCGAAAATAAAATTTCATCCGGCCGCGCGCCGGGTGCCAGTTCCGTCAGGTCGACGGCCGCGCCGACGCGCTCGGGCCCGGCGACACAGCACTCCGCCAGCGCGCACGCGAGCCCGCCGTCCGACACGTCGTGCGCGCTGTCGAGCAGCCGCGCGTCCGCCAGCGCGAGCATCGTGTCGAACGCGGCGCGCGCCGCGCCGACGTCCAGCGGCGCCGGCTTCCCCCGCTCGATCCCGTGCAGCGCAGCCAGGTACTCGGACCCGGCCAGCGCGCCGACCGGCGCGCCGACCAGCGCCACCGTGCGCCCCGGCCCGCGAAAGAAGCAGGTCACTCGGGCGGCGGCGTCGTCCAGTAGACCGACCATCGCGATCATCGGTGTCGGCTTGATCGCTGCGCCGTCGGTCTCGTTGTACAGCGACACGTTCCCCGACACGACCGGCGTACCCAGTGCGCGGCAGGCGTCCGCCAGGCCCCGCACGGCCTCGGCGAACTGCCACATGATCTCCGGGTTTTCGGGGCTGCCGAAGTTCAGGCAGTCGGTGACGGCCAGCGGGCGCGCGCCGGTGGCGACGAGGTTCGCGTACGCCTCGGCGACCACGAGCCGCGCTCCCTCGTAGGGGTCCAGATACACCATCCGCTGGTTGCAGCCCGCCGCGATCGCGACGCCCTTTTGCCGCGCGCCATCCGGCGACACGACGCGCACGACTCCCGCGTCCGCCATCCCCGGCCGTGCGACCGTGCCGTGTCGGACGTTGTGATCGTACTGGCGATACACCCACTCTTTGCTCGCCACGTTCGGCGAACCGAGCACGCGCAAGAGCGCCTCGGCCAGGTCGCCCGGCGCCGGCACCGCGTCGACGTCGAGCGTCGCGACGTCGTCGAGGTACGCGGGCCGTCGGCGCGGTCGGTCGTACTTGAGACCGTCGGCCAACAGGCCCGCCGGCAAGTCGGCGCGCACGGCGCCGGCCATCCGGGCGACGACCCGGCCGGTGTCGGTCACGCGGCCGACCACCGCGGCGTCGAGGTCCCACTTGTCGAACACCGCCATCGCCTCGGCTTCGCGCCCCGCCTCGACGACCATGAGCATGCGCTCCTGCGACTCCGACAGCATCAGCTCGTACGGCGTCATGTTCCGTTCGCGCACCGGGACGGCGTCGAGATCGAGTTCGATGCCCGAGCCGGCGCGCGCAGCCATCTCGACGGAGGAACTCGTGAGCCCGGCCGCGCCCATATCCTGGATGCCGACGAGCAGGTCGAGTTCCATCAGCTCGAGGCACGCCTCGAGCAGCAACTTCTCCATGAACGGATCGCCCACTTGCACGGTCGGCCGCTTGGCCTCGGCGTCGTCGCCAAACTCGGCCGACGCCATGGTCGCGCCGTGGATGCCGTCCCGGCCGGTCTTGGCTCCGACGTACATGACCGCGTTGCCGACGCCGCTCGCCGTGCCGTAGAAGATGCGATCGGCGCGCGCCAGGCCGAGGCAGAACGCGTTGACCAGGATGTTGCCGTCGTAGCTTGCGTCGAACGCCACGTCGCCGGCGACGTTCGGCACGCCGAACGAGTTGCCGTAGTCGCCGATGCCGCGAACCACGCCCGACAGCAGGTACGGCGTGCGCGGGTGGTCCGGCCGCCCGAACCGCAAACAGTCGGCCAGCGCGATCGGGCGGGCCCCCATCGTGAACACGTCGCGGCAAATCCCGCCGACGCCGGTCGCCGCGCCCTGGTACGGCTCGATGAACGACGGGTGGTTGTGGCTCTCCATCTTGAACACGACGGCTTGGCCGTCGCCGATGTCGACCACGCCCGCGTTTTCGCCCGGCCCCTGGATGACCTGCGGCCCGTCGGTCGGAAACTGAGAAAGGTGTATGCGCGACGACTTGTACGAGCAGTGCTCGCTCCACATCACCGACGCAATGCCCAACTCGGTGTAGGTCGGCGTACGTCCCAGGGCGTCGCACAGGCGGCGGTACTCGTCGACGGTCAGCCCGTGGTCGGCGGCGAGCGCCTCCGTCACCTCGGGGTCGGTCGGCCAGGGGATCGGCTGGGTCATGGCGTTGTCCTCGTCACGGCGCGCGCGTCACACTCGCGCCGGCCTCCCTCGCTGCCACGCGAGCGCGCACTCGAACAGACAGCGGCCGTCTTCGCCGCCCTCGCCGAGAAGGTGCTCGCAGGCGCGCTCGGGGTGCGGCATGAGGCCGACGACGTTGCCGGCCGCGTTGCACACGCCGGCGATGTTGTGCATCGAACCATTGGGGTTCGCCTCGGGCACCACCTCGCCGTCTTTCGAACAGTAGCGGAACACGACGCGTCCCTCGGCTTCGAGCGCGTCGACGTCCGGATGTACGTAGCGGCCGTCGGCGTGGGCGATCGACATCCGCAGGTGGCGCCCGGCCGGAATCGCGTGGGTAAACGGCGTCGGCCGGCCCTCGACGACGCAGTACACGTCCGCGCACACGAACTGCAGCGACTCGTTGCGGGTGAGGGCGCCGTCGAGCAACCCCGCCTCGCACAGGATTTGGAAGCCGTTGCAGATCCCGAGCACGGGCCCGCCCGCCTCGGCGAACCGGCGCACGGCGCCCATGATCGGCGAGTGGGCCGCGATCGCGCCGGCGCGCAGGTAGTCGCCATAGCTGAACCCGCCCGGCACGATCACCGCGTCGACGCCCGCCAGCGACGTGTCCTTGTGCCACACGATGCGCCCCGACGCGCCGAGCGGTGCGAGCACGCGGTCGACCACGTGCAGGGCGTCGTCGTCGCAGTTGCTGCCGGGGAACCTCAGGACCGCGAAGTTCATCCGTCGATCTCGATGCGGTAGTCCTCGATGACCGTGTTGGCGATCAAACGCCGGCACATGTCGTCGAGCCGGGCGCGCGCACGGTCGGCGTCCATTTCGGTCAGTTCGATCTCGACGTACTTGCCGATGCGGACGTCGGCGACCTCCTCGAAGCCGAGCCGCGACAACGTGCCGCGGACGGCCTGTCCCTGCGGATCGAGAACGCCGGGTTTGAGCGTGACGTAGATGCGCGCCTTCATGCGTGTCCTCCGCGGCCGGCCGCCGCGGGCAGGCCGAGGTTGCGGGCGATCCGGCCGACCGGCTCGTCGGAGTCCGGCTCGAACGGCCGGCCGGTGATCACCTCGTAGATCTCGATGTAGCGGCGAGCCGCCTCGACTCGCACGTCGTCGGGAATCGGCGGCGGCGGCCCGTCGCCGCGGTAGCCGTACGTGTCGACCAGCCAGCAGCGCACGTACTCCTTGTCGATCGACCGCGGCGCCTGGCCGGCCGCCATCCGCTGGTCGTAGTCGTCCGCATACCAGTAGCGGGACGAATCGGGGGTGTGGATCTCGTCGATCACCACGATGTCGCCGTCCGGGGTCTTGCCCAGCTCGTACTTCGTGTCGACCAGGATGAGGCCGCGCTCGGCGGCGCGACGTTGGCCGAACGCGAACAGCGCGTGCGCGATCTCGGCGGCGCGGTCGAACTCGTCCGGCGCGATCGCCCCCATCGCGATCAGTTCGTCGCGCGACACGGACCGGTCGTGACCGCCCTTGTCGGCCTTGGTCGACGGCGTGAGGATCGGCTCCGGCAACCGCTCGTGTTGGCGCAGGCCGTCGGGCAGGCGGTGGCCGCAGAACACGCGATCGCCGCGCTCGTACGCGCGCCAGATGGACGTCTCGGTCGTGCCGGTGAGGTACGCGCGCATCACGAACTCGGCCCGTAGCGGCTCGCACTCTCGGGCGATCGTGACGTTCGGATCGGGCACCGACAGGACGTGATTGGGCGCGAGGTCGCGCGTCTCGTCGAACCAATACGCCGCCATCTGGTTGAGCACCTGCCCCTTGAACGGGATCGTGCCCAGTATCACGTCGAACGCGCTCACGCGGTCGGTCGCAATGAGGATGCGGCGGCCGTCGCCCGGGATGTAGCAGTCGCGCACCTTGCCCTCGTACTTCCGGCCCAGGTCGAAAAACGCGGTGCGCTCCAGCGGGTGGGCCAGGGCGCGGTGCAAAAGGTCATCGAAGCGCGCCACCGTCACTCTCCCAGCGCCCGGCGAAAGATGTGGTCGACGTGGCGCAGGTGATGATCCAGATCGAACAGCGCGTCCAGTTCGGCGGGCGACAACCGCGCCGACACGTCCGGATCGGCGCCGAGCAACTCGCGGAACGACCCGGCGCCGTCCTGCGCGGCCATCGCACAGCGCTGCACCATCACGTACGCCTGCTGGCGAGGGAGTCCCGTGCGGACCAGTGCGAGCAGCACCGCCTCGGAAAAGATCAGGCCGCCGGTGAGTTCGAGGTTGGCCCGCATGCGGTCGGGCCGGATCACGAGGTCGCGGACCACTTGCGTGGCGCGGGCGAGCATGAAGTCGGCCAGCGTCGTCGCGTCGGGCAGCACGACCCGCTCGACCGACGAGTGAGAGATGTCGCGCTCGTGCCACAGGGCGACGTTCTCGTAGGATGCGTCGGCGTAGGCGCGCAGCAACCGCGCGAGCCCGGTGAGGTTCTCCGACAGGATCGGGTTCTTTTTGTGCGGCATCGCGCTCGACCCCTTCTGGCCCGGCGCGAACCCCTCTTGTGCCTCGCCGACCTCGGTCCGCTGCCAGTGGCGCACGGTGACCGCGAGCTGTTCGATGACCGCGCCGAGCGACGCCAGCGCCGCGAGCACCTCGGCGTGGCGATCGCGGCCGACGACCTGGGTGGCGACCGTCTCGGGCGACAGGCCGAGCGCGGCGAGCGCCTCCGCTTCCACCGCCGGCGACACGTTGGCGTACGTACCGACCGCCCCGGCGATCTTGCCGACCGAGATCGTTTCGCGCGCGCGCTCGATCCGCGCGCGGGCGCGGCCGAGTTCGGCATACCAGCGGGCGAACGACAGCCCCGCGGTGGTCGGCTCCGCGTGAATCCCGTGCGACCGGCCGATCATCGGCGTGCGCTTGTGCTCGCGCGCGCGGGCCGCGCACGCGTCGCGCAGCGCGTCGACGCCGGCGAGAACGCAATCGAGCGCGCGGCGCGTCTGCAGCGCGAGCGCGGTGTCGAGCACATCGGACGACGTCATGCCGAGGTGGAGCCACCGCGCCGGCTCGCCCGCGAGTTCCTCGACGTGCGTGAGAAACGCGATCACGTCGTGGCGGGTGGTCCGCTCGTGCTCGAGGATGCGCTCCGCCGACAGCTTGCCGGCCGCGGCGGCGCGAACCGCGGCGGCGGTCCCCTCGGGAACGCTGCCCTCGCGCTCCATCGCCTCGCACGCGGCCAGTTCCACCGCGAGCCACGTCTCGTACCGAGCCGTGTCCGACCAAATTTCAACGAGTTGCGGGCGGCTGTAGCGGGCGATCAAGGTCCTTGTCTCTACACCGCCGGCTGGCTGCAATCAAGGCTCGCGCGCCGGCGAAGCCCCCAGATCGGCGCAGCACCGGTAGCCGACGTCCCCGTGGGGGCGATCGGGGTCGGCGCGACGCTTGCGCGAG belongs to Deltaproteobacteria bacterium and includes:
- a CDS encoding response regulator, with the translated sequence MVLRDRRRPLGGRGSGRPRGARRRGHGRGRRDGGARVGRPIAAGDLARTRSRRERPSPPRPGRRHRAGLSRGRRRGGAAVRVTAPAYCTLVDRVPALTFLIVDDNELQRRVVDSCLEPAGHQTMFATDADEARALLDTHRANVVLLSASLPVDEARAALAAALTPQRHGRGHLPQKPAVVVGAAPGERAVADQLVARGAAGVVARPYDRATLRAQLELYAVGSAPATILVIDDSRTTRRSSASILRRAGHTPLEAADGEQGLALLDAHPEVDLVLSDVVMPKLDGYGVCRAIRARPGGDQIPVLLLTALDDIGSQSRAIEVGADDVLTKPISAMELQMRVRSLLRLKSLQRKLARRNVELEEALELGEHLTHMLVHDFRNPLTRVLVSAEMIVEQCDAAGLRETADLGHDVLAAALRLRGLADDLLQVARIEDGVAAPKRTRFAAADVVHAIARDLARVAQVGDVRIDTDVAPELYVHADREWIYRVLQNLVDNALKYSPRGGRVQIRATRQASAVHVAVIDDGPGIPREYRERIFDKFAQVPAKSRRGTGLGLAFCRLAVEAHGGAIGVDARTDGADGSAFWFTLPAA
- a CDS encoding response regulator, which gives rise to MLTVVTSNNTAIFRELKSPSFQQLDLRQEIVTTGVEALERIRALRPDLAVLDVDLPEVSGAEVCRRVKADPDLASTRIILVVTGSVARGDVDRLADSGCDDILTIPTPAEDLYSHAARLLDLPKRQRSRVRAQVLMPAGSRTPVLRGEATHIALDAVELAIEQAVEVGTEVKLRLGRTGSGQAVLVKGTVVACADSAGALTKTLRVKLSGLRPDDERALADLALWEVVERRDGLLVMLRGDIVETTDFDSLLAQLRTLDITFDMGGVRYLNSTGIRRWVDFLEQIDPEATYRFVRCSVAFVTQLGLVSRARGRGEVVSFMAPYYCEMCDRESEQLLQTRALAIGAGGVPEPPAFDCSQCGGPLEFDELPERFFAFMRPAT
- the purL gene encoding phosphoribosylformylglycinamidine synthase subunit PurL, which gives rise to MTQPIPWPTDPEVTEALAADHGLTVDEYRRLCDALGRTPTYTELGIASVMWSEHCSYKSSRIHLSQFPTDGPQVIQGPGENAGVVDIGDGQAVVFKMESHNHPSFIEPYQGAATGVGGICRDVFTMGARPIALADCLRFGRPDHPRTPYLLSGVVRGIGDYGNSFGVPNVAGDVAFDASYDGNILVNAFCLGLARADRIFYGTASGVGNAVMYVGAKTGRDGIHGATMASAEFGDDAEAKRPTVQVGDPFMEKLLLEACLELMELDLLVGIQDMGAAGLTSSSVEMAARAGSGIELDLDAVPVRERNMTPYELMLSESQERMLMVVEAGREAEAMAVFDKWDLDAAVVGRVTDTGRVVARMAGAVRADLPAGLLADGLKYDRPRRRPAYLDDVATLDVDAVPAPGDLAEALLRVLGSPNVASKEWVYRQYDHNVRHGTVARPGMADAGVVRVVSPDGARQKGVAIAAGCNQRMVYLDPYEGARLVVAEAYANLVATGARPLAVTDCLNFGSPENPEIMWQFAEAVRGLADACRALGTPVVSGNVSLYNETDGAAIKPTPMIAMVGLLDDAAARVTCFFRGPGRTVALVGAPVGALAGSEYLAALHGIERGKPAPLDVGAARAAFDTMLALADARLLDSAHDVSDGGLACALAECCVAGPERVGAAVDLTELAPGARPDEILFSEGPARFVVSFAPSVRDQVEAIARERGAPLRVLGTTGGDVLDLGLCRVAVDALADAWETGFRAVVK
- the purQ gene encoding phosphoribosylformylglycinamidine synthase subunit PurQ — its product is MNFAVLRFPGSNCDDDALHVVDRVLAPLGASGRIVWHKDTSLAGVDAVIVPGGFSYGDYLRAGAIAAHSPIMGAVRRFAEAGGPVLGICNGFQILCEAGLLDGALTRNESLQFVCADVYCVVEGRPTPFTHAIPAGRHLRMSIAHADGRYVHPDVDALEAEGRVVFRYCSKDGEVVPEANPNGSMHNIAGVCNAAGNVVGLMPHPERACEHLLGEGGEDGRCLFECALAWQRGRPARV
- the purS gene encoding phosphoribosylformylglycinamidine synthase subunit PurS; its protein translation is MKARIYVTLKPGVLDPQGQAVRGTLSRLGFEEVADVRIGKYVEIELTEMDADRARARLDDMCRRLIANTVIEDYRIEIDG
- a CDS encoding phosphoribosylaminoimidazolesuccinocarboxamide synthase, which gives rise to MTVARFDDLLHRALAHPLERTAFFDLGRKYEGKVRDCYIPGDGRRILIATDRVSAFDVILGTIPFKGQVLNQMAAYWFDETRDLAPNHVLSVPDPNVTIARECEPLRAEFVMRAYLTGTTETSIWRAYERGDRVFCGHRLPDGLRQHERLPEPILTPSTKADKGGHDRSVSRDELIAMGAIAPDEFDRAAEIAHALFAFGQRRAAERGLILVDTKYELGKTPDGDIVVIDEIHTPDSSRYWYADDYDQRMAAGQAPRSIDKEYVRCWLVDTYGYRGDGPPPPIPDDVRVEAARRYIEIYEVITGRPFEPDSDEPVGRIARNLGLPAAAGRGGHA
- a CDS encoding adenylosuccinate lyase → MIARYSRPQLVEIWSDTARYETWLAVELAACEAMEREGSVPEGTAAAVRAAAAGKLSAERILEHERTTRHDVIAFLTHVEELAGEPARWLHLGMTSSDVLDTALALQTRRALDCVLAGVDALRDACAARAREHKRTPMIGRSHGIHAEPTTAGLSFARWYAELGRARARIERARETISVGKIAGAVGTYANVSPAVEAEALAALGLSPETVATQVVGRDRHAEVLAALASLGAVIEQLAVTVRHWQRTEVGEAQEGFAPGQKGSSAMPHKKNPILSENLTGLARLLRAYADASYENVALWHERDISHSSVERVVLPDATTLADFMLARATQVVRDLVIRPDRMRANLELTGGLIFSEAVLLALVRTGLPRQQAYVMVQRCAMAAQDGAGSFRELLGADPDVSARLSPAELDALFDLDHHLRHVDHIFRRALGE